The following proteins are encoded in a genomic region of Synechococcus sp. ROS8604:
- a CDS encoding NnrU family protein, with translation MLVLLLVFAVIHSGGAALRTRAEAKIGARAWRLLFASLSIPSAIVVIGYFLAHRYDGIRLWNLQGMEGLVPVIWVLTAISFLFLYPATYNLLEIPAVLKPQVRLYASGIIRISRHPQAVGQVLWCFSHALWIGSSFMVVTCIGLIGHHLFAVWHGDRRLQARFGDDFVKLKQSTSVLPFAAVLDRRQTLIWSELLRPAQLGIAIAVGVFWWAHRFISLGGIAFLHSPLEGLLS, from the coding sequence ATGCTGGTGCTGCTTTTGGTCTTCGCTGTGATTCACAGCGGTGGGGCTGCCCTTCGCACGCGCGCTGAAGCCAAAATTGGGGCCAGGGCCTGGCGCTTGCTGTTCGCTTCCTTGAGTATTCCTTCCGCGATTGTCGTCATCGGCTATTTCCTTGCCCATCGCTATGACGGCATAAGGCTCTGGAATCTTCAAGGCATGGAGGGCTTGGTGCCCGTGATCTGGGTGCTCACAGCCATTAGTTTTCTGTTCCTTTATCCAGCCACCTACAACCTGCTGGAAATCCCCGCTGTCCTAAAACCGCAAGTGCGTCTCTACGCCAGCGGCATCATCCGGATTAGCCGTCACCCTCAAGCCGTTGGCCAGGTTCTCTGGTGCTTTAGCCATGCCCTATGGATCGGCAGCAGCTTCATGGTCGTGACCTGCATCGGCCTGATCGGACATCACCTGTTCGCTGTTTGGCATGGAGATCGACGCTTACAGGCTCGATTTGGTGATGACTTCGTAAAGCTGAAACAAAGCACATCCGTGCTGCCTTTCGCAGCTGTCCTTGATAGACGTCAGACCCTGATTTGGAGCGAATTGCTGCGGCCAGCACAACTCGGCATCGCGATCGCGGTGGGGGTTTTCTGGTGGGCCCATCGGTTCATTTCATTGGGAGGCATCGCGTTCCTTCACTCACCTCTTGAAGGGCTTTTGAGCTGA
- a CDS encoding NAD(P)H-quinone oxidoreductase subunit 5: MPSAADFAWLIPVLPLVGALITGLGLISFNRTINRLKKPVALLLISCIGAAAVISYAVLFEQLGGAPPVEHLFIWASAGDFSLPMGYVVDPLAAVMLALVTTVALLVMIYSHGYMAHDKGYVRFFTYLAIFSSSMLGLVVSPNLLEIYVFWELVGMASYLLVGFWYDREGAAHAAQKAFVVNRVGDFGLLLGILGLYWATGSFGFQGIADGLSAAISSGVVPGWAALALCLFVFMGPMAKSAQFPLHVWLPDAMEGPTPISALIHAATMVAAGVFLVARLEPLYSQFPAVETFIAVIGTITCFLGASIALTQMDLKKGLAYSTVSQLGYMMLAMGCGAPVAGMFHLVTHAFFKAMLFLGSGSVIHAMEDVVGHEPVLAQDMRLMGGLRKKMPITAITFLIGCVAISGIPPLAGFWSKDEILGQAFNSFPLLWAVGFATAGMTAFYMFRLYFLTFEGEFRGNNSALQQELMAAAGKQVEEGHDHHAAGSVHESPWSMTLPLAVLAVPSALIGLLGTPWNSRFAGLLNPEEAAEMAEHFSWGDFLPLAGASVAISVTGLTVAVLAYALRRIDLGELVAARFPTINAFLANKWYLDAINEKLFVRSSRKLAREVLEVDAKVVDGVVNLTGLLTLGSGEGLKYFETGRAQFYALIVFGGVIAMVVLFGALG; the protein is encoded by the coding sequence ATGCCTTCGGCTGCCGATTTTGCCTGGCTGATCCCAGTGCTCCCCCTCGTTGGGGCACTGATCACAGGTCTTGGTCTTATTAGCTTCAATCGCACCATTAACCGGCTCAAAAAACCGGTGGCCTTGCTGCTGATCAGCTGCATTGGAGCTGCAGCGGTCATTAGTTATGCCGTTCTGTTTGAGCAGTTGGGTGGAGCCCCCCCCGTTGAGCATCTGTTCATCTGGGCGAGTGCTGGAGATTTCAGTCTTCCGATGGGGTACGTCGTCGACCCGCTTGCAGCAGTGATGCTCGCCTTGGTGACTACGGTGGCGCTGCTGGTGATGATTTATTCCCACGGCTACATGGCCCACGACAAGGGCTATGTGCGCTTTTTCACTTACCTCGCCATCTTCAGCAGTTCCATGTTGGGACTTGTGGTGAGCCCCAACCTTCTGGAAATTTATGTGTTCTGGGAGCTGGTGGGGATGGCCTCCTACCTCTTGGTGGGCTTCTGGTACGACCGTGAAGGCGCTGCTCACGCCGCCCAAAAAGCATTCGTCGTCAATCGCGTTGGCGACTTCGGTCTCCTGCTCGGCATCCTCGGGCTTTATTGGGCCACTGGAAGCTTCGGCTTCCAGGGCATTGCCGATGGCTTATCTGCAGCCATTAGCAGTGGTGTCGTGCCTGGATGGGCTGCACTCGCTCTCTGCCTATTTGTCTTTATGGGGCCAATGGCGAAGTCGGCCCAATTCCCACTCCACGTGTGGTTGCCTGATGCCATGGAGGGGCCCACACCGATCTCTGCTTTGATCCACGCGGCCACCATGGTCGCCGCAGGCGTTTTCCTCGTCGCCAGGCTGGAACCTCTTTACAGCCAATTCCCAGCGGTAGAAACATTTATTGCCGTCATTGGAACGATCACCTGTTTCTTGGGAGCCTCCATCGCTCTCACGCAGATGGATCTCAAGAAAGGGCTTGCTTACAGCACCGTGTCGCAGCTGGGTTACATGATGCTGGCCATGGGGTGCGGCGCTCCCGTTGCTGGCATGTTCCACCTGGTGACCCATGCCTTCTTCAAGGCGATGTTGTTCCTTGGATCTGGATCTGTGATCCATGCCATGGAAGATGTGGTGGGTCACGAACCTGTCCTCGCCCAAGACATGCGGCTGATGGGTGGACTGCGCAAAAAGATGCCGATCACGGCCATCACTTTTTTAATCGGGTGTGTTGCCATTAGTGGAATCCCCCCCCTGGCTGGCTTCTGGAGCAAGGACGAGATTCTTGGCCAGGCCTTCAACAGTTTCCCGCTGCTCTGGGCTGTTGGCTTCGCGACTGCAGGCATGACCGCCTTTTATATGTTCCGCCTTTACTTCCTGACCTTCGAAGGGGAGTTCCGGGGGAACAACTCTGCTCTGCAACAGGAGCTCATGGCTGCCGCAGGGAAACAAGTCGAGGAGGGTCACGATCACCACGCCGCCGGCAGTGTCCACGAGTCACCCTGGTCCATGACCCTTCCCCTAGCGGTTCTCGCAGTGCCCTCAGCCCTGATCGGCCTGCTCGGCACCCCCTGGAATAGCCGTTTTGCTGGGCTGCTGAATCCCGAAGAGGCTGCGGAAATGGCCGAACACTTCAGCTGGGGAGACTTCCTTCCGCTCGCCGGAGCGTCCGTTGCGATTTCCGTCACCGGACTCACGGTGGCCGTTCTCGCCTACGCCCTGCGCAGGATCGACCTCGGCGAACTGGTGGCAGCTCGCTTCCCAACCATCAATGCCTTTTTGGCGAACAAGTGGTACTTAGATGCCATCAACGAGAAATTATTTGTACGCAGTAGTCGCAAGCTGGCCCGCGAAGTCCTGGAAGTGGATGCAAAGGTTGTCGATGGCGTGGTGAATCTCACCGGTTTGCTCACCCTTGGCAGTGGCGAAGGCCTCAAATACTTCGAAACGGGTCGAGCCCAGTTCTATGCCCTGATCGTGTTCGGTGGAGTGATTGCCATGGTGGTTCTCTTCGGCGCTCTGGGCTGA